The DNA window ACCATcgtgatgatgatatccaACAGAGTGGATGTCAACTGCGTCCCGGACCGATTTGACCCGCTCAGCTTGGCCTCCTTCTCCATGGCATCCTTCAAAAGGGTACACACATTGTTGAATGTCTTCTCCAAGTCAACGGGAGTAGTAATCTTCAAAAGGGACTCGATGGTCTCCAAGATGTAACCTCTCGTGTTTGGAGCCGTTTGAGTATAGACGTTGAATAAAACTGCAAGTAAGTTGACAGCTTTCGAGGTCAAATATTCCAGATTTTTGACAGTCTCCTCCACTGGGAAGACCTCttgcagaagaagaggcGCCTCCAACGAGTTTTGCGTGTACGCCAGATTGGACTCGACGAGTACCTTCAACGAATGACAGATGGTTGTCCTTAGTTCGACGTTGCTGTACATCAAAGAGCACAGCTCCTGCGCAAACTCATCGGTGAACGCAGTTCTTAGGTCACTTGGTAACTCGGTAAAATGAGGTAAAGTGGACCACAGTTGATCCAAAATAGTTTGAAAGATCTTCAATTGGATTGATTCGGTATCCGCAATTGGGGCAATTTTTTCAGTGAATGACTTGATCACTGGGGTCAACTCAGTGACGAAGGTTGATAGCTTCGCGTGTTTGGTGTAGTCCCTTAACAGGGGCAGCAGCCAAGCTCTACCaggttgttggttgttcgTCAAATTCAAGGGTAGAATACGAAGGACAACATCGGGGCCCATTGCAGTAATAGCAGATCCCACTACCAGTTCAATACCCCCTTGCAATTCCATATAATGCGCGTGCTTCTCGTTGTTCCTCCATTTATCAACAATCACAAGTGGATCAACAATACTTTTGGCGGATTTGTACCCAAATTTCTGGTAGGCTACAGCAATGACTTGTAGCACCTCGTTGGCGGAATTGGCGTATCTAACAGAGAGGAAGTCTACGAAACGCTTGGACAATTGACCAACGATCTtatcaactttttgaacGCGTTCGTATTTTCTTAACAGAAGCTCGTCTTTGACAGATTCTGTTAATATCCCAATTAAACTTTGGGATGCACTATATGCAATCTCCTTGGAATCACTTTGGAGGTAGGCCGCGAAAACCTCAAATACTTTGGGTAACCTCTCGAAACAGTTGAGGGGCTGTATAGATGCATACGTTGACATGGCTTTAACAATGACAGCCATCCACGCAGAAGCCAAATGTGTATCAGAATTGGCAGGTTTCATCGAAAATATGGTGTCCAAAATTAGCAAATATTTCGCCTCAGATGCCTTTGTTGAGAAATCGGCGATAGATTGGAACAAATTTTCGAAACATTGAAATGTGGACGCCACTAAATATTGATTTGATGACTTGATTATCTCCAATAGGTAATCGCACAGTGGTTCCATATACTTCGAGGGCCATTGGCCCGTCGAGACAACTGTGTTAATTagtttgttcagtttgATGACATCGTTACTTAGCGCGTCCTCATCCTGTTGCtgattcttcttcttctttttccccATTTGGCTCAATTCATTAATCGCCGTTTGCCAAGATGCCATTACAAAATCTGCAATCCCTAAAGAGGCGACGTGTTCCGAGGTGGGCGCTGCAGGTGGAGATGATAGTATCACAGAAATCGACTCCAAGGCTCTCTTTCTGATCTTAGGTCTGTGATCCAACGACAGCTCCAAAAGACCTTGCAAAGCTCTTCGTGGGGTAATCGCCAAGTTGTGCGTGTTATTCCAGGCTTGTGCATCCTGGGCAACCAGCAACGCTTCCAAACATCCAATGGCAGATCTGATAAGCATGGAATGTTCCTCTGTATCTATAACGACGTATGGTGCAACTTTGGTCAAGATGTCAATAAACTTCGACCTCAACAGTTGATTTGGCGTGTAGTGAAGTAAAATGTCT is part of the Huiozyma naganishii CBS 8797 chromosome 4, complete genome genome and encodes:
- the RRP12 gene encoding mRNA-binding protein RRP12 (similar to Saccharomyces cerevisiae RRP12 (YPL012W); ancestral locus Anc_8.78); this encodes MDADQVAKFLELDEKLSKVRSQATSKLLNQKTIAITLVAVEENISNFDTNEPGKNLINYLIAFLSLLDTATDAEGNIQNYEVATSAVYLLDILLHYTPNQLLRSKFIDILTKVAPYVVIDTEEHSMLIRSAIGCLEALLVAQDAQAWNNTHNLAITPRRALQGLLELSLDHRPKIRKRALESISVILSSPPAAPTSEHVASLGIADFVMASWQTAINELSQMGKKKKKNQQQDEDALSNDVIKLNKLINTVVSTGQWPSKYMEPLCDYLLEIIKSSNQYLVASTFQCFENLFQSIADFSTKASEAKYLLILDTIFSMKPANSDTHLASAWMAVIVKAMSTYASIQPLNCFERLPKVFEVFAAYLQSDSKEIAYSASQSLIGILTESVKDELLLRKYERVQKVDKIVGQLSKRFVDFLSVRYANSANEVLQVIAVAYQKFGYKSAKSIVDPLVIVDKWRNNEKHAHYMELQGGIELVVGSAITAMGPDVVLRILPLNLTNNQQPGRAWLLPLLRDYTKHAKLSTFVTELTPVIKSFTEKIAPIADTESIQLKIFQTILDQLWSTLPHFTELPSDLRTAFTDEFAQELCSLMYSNVELRTTICHSLKVLVESNLAYTQNSLEAPLLLQEVFPVEETVKNLEYLTSKAVNLLAVLFNVYTQTAPNTRGYILETIESLLKITTPVDLEKTFNNVCTLLKDAMEKEAKLSGSNRSGTQLTSTLLDIIITMVKYLPETSYAALFSIFDITIKSTNTLVQKRAYRIINKLSELDPGSTSILEHIRSIKDTMVSNAETVQTASRSARLTAIKTLIKLLPLDQLDFIVKIVAEVILSTKDVNEKTREAAFDILLLMGHKMQEQGGVIRMVNENGLEDMQPSSVGEFFKIISVGLIGESQHMVSSTITAFACLLFEFKESLPGDIILEVYDTIELYLTSNSREIVKSAIGFTKVCVLGLPVEMMRSKIPGLLVNLLRWSNEHTGHFKQRVKHIIERLIRRFGYDFIAEHFPESDMKLLANIRKIRNRSKRETGADSEILLPDVAKGPKFMSAFDEAIYDSASDTEDRGDAEQETAGKGKRQASQKYIVEKSGDNPLDLLDSETLAHISTTRPKKFQKGKKGTISDDMFNFDAEGKLVMKGAPAAGARGQSQNRDDGEEDPLKSVTNGINAYLEAVKQGPVRGQKNKLKFKNRAGQDAESQGFSDDEDNRKTLGAKPQGNRVGKKQGGRQGGKQGGKFKSRRKL